The following coding sequences are from one Arachis hypogaea cultivar Tifrunner chromosome 7, arahy.Tifrunner.gnm2.J5K5, whole genome shotgun sequence window:
- the LOC112703338 gene encoding uncharacterized protein isoform X1 yields the protein MDNLKAYLSFVFLWVFFLSSHVLAHHELPQERKTEYNLKVQKIKDSINDWVYPSIGYNPTTTTTTPPPEAAIDGWSKYIEMEKNDEDASVVLWHRKMMKPSKTETKSFKVSRAEPPIIDPRGAKEGSYYGHVLRAEPPEDDGEGVHSSKAGGYYGNLFRAEPPDEDDGEEDLKLGHVHGSSAEPLVVDPRGAKEGNYGNLFGAEPPDDEDQRDAKERRVKGKSVVYSRGHDDDEGEVTYAYSTARADSPPDEDPRDSKVGYGVLNMNDKVDKETIKN from the exons ATGGATAATTTAAAGGCATATCTTTCCTTTGTTTTCCTTTGGGTTTTCTTCTTGTCTTCTCATGTTCTAGCTCATCATGAATTGCCCCAAG agagaaaaacagaGTATAATTTGAAAGTTCAAAAGATAAAAGATTCAATAAATGACTGGGTTTATCCTTCTATTGGTTACAATCCTACTACAACGACAACAACCCCGCCCCCAGAAGCCGCCATTGATGGCTGGTCTAAATATATCG AAATGGAGAAGAATGATGAGGATGCAAGTGTAGTACTCTGGCATCGCAAAATGATGAAGCCTTCAAAAACAGAAACCAAATCTTTCAAAGTTTCCCGTGCCGAACCTCCTATTATTGATCCACGCGGTGCCAAAGAAGGTTCTTATTATGGCCATGTCCTTAGAGCAGAACCTCCTGAAGATGATGGCGAAGGAGTACATAGTTCCAAAGCCGGTGGTTATTACGGCAATCTCTTCCGAGCAGAACCTCCTGATGAAGATGACGGCGAAGAAGACTTGAAGCTAGGTCATGTCCATGGCTCTTCAGCTGAACCTCTTGTTGTTGATCCACGCGGTGCCAAAGAAGGTAATTATGGCAATCTCTTTGGAGCAGAACCTCCTGATGATGAGGATCAACGTGATGCTAAAGAAAGAAGAGTAAAAGGCAAATCTGTTGTTTATTCGCGTGgccatgatgatgatgagggaGAAGTCACTTATGCCTATTCTACTGCCCGAGCAGATTCTCCACCCGATGAAGATCCAAGAGATAGCAAAGTAGGTTATGGTGTGCTCAATATGAATGACAAGGTTGATAAGGAGACAATAAAGAACTAA
- the LOC112703338 gene encoding uncharacterized protein isoform X2: MDNLKAYLSFVFLWVFFLSSHVLAHHELPQEAAIDGWSKYIEMEKNDEDASVVLWHRKMMKPSKTETKSFKVSRAEPPIIDPRGAKEGSYYGHVLRAEPPEDDGEGVHSSKAGGYYGNLFRAEPPDEDDGEEDLKLGHVHGSSAEPLVVDPRGAKEGNYGNLFGAEPPDDEDQRDAKERRVKGKSVVYSRGHDDDEGEVTYAYSTARADSPPDEDPRDSKVGYGVLNMNDKVDKETIKN; the protein is encoded by the exons ATGGATAATTTAAAGGCATATCTTTCCTTTGTTTTCCTTTGGGTTTTCTTCTTGTCTTCTCATGTTCTAGCTCATCATGAATTGCCCCAAG AAGCCGCCATTGATGGCTGGTCTAAATATATCG AAATGGAGAAGAATGATGAGGATGCAAGTGTAGTACTCTGGCATCGCAAAATGATGAAGCCTTCAAAAACAGAAACCAAATCTTTCAAAGTTTCCCGTGCCGAACCTCCTATTATTGATCCACGCGGTGCCAAAGAAGGTTCTTATTATGGCCATGTCCTTAGAGCAGAACCTCCTGAAGATGATGGCGAAGGAGTACATAGTTCCAAAGCCGGTGGTTATTACGGCAATCTCTTCCGAGCAGAACCTCCTGATGAAGATGACGGCGAAGAAGACTTGAAGCTAGGTCATGTCCATGGCTCTTCAGCTGAACCTCTTGTTGTTGATCCACGCGGTGCCAAAGAAGGTAATTATGGCAATCTCTTTGGAGCAGAACCTCCTGATGATGAGGATCAACGTGATGCTAAAGAAAGAAGAGTAAAAGGCAAATCTGTTGTTTATTCGCGTGgccatgatgatgatgagggaGAAGTCACTTATGCCTATTCTACTGCCCGAGCAGATTCTCCACCCGATGAAGATCCAAGAGATAGCAAAGTAGGTTATGGTGTGCTCAATATGAATGACAAGGTTGATAAGGAGACAATAAAGAACTAA
- the LOC112703338 gene encoding uncharacterized protein isoform X3 — protein sequence MDNLKAYLSFVFLWVFFLSSHVLAHHELPQEMEKNDEDASVVLWHRKMMKPSKTETKSFKVSRAEPPIIDPRGAKEGSYYGHVLRAEPPEDDGEGVHSSKAGGYYGNLFRAEPPDEDDGEEDLKLGHVHGSSAEPLVVDPRGAKEGNYGNLFGAEPPDDEDQRDAKERRVKGKSVVYSRGHDDDEGEVTYAYSTARADSPPDEDPRDSKVGYGVLNMNDKVDKETIKN from the exons ATGGATAATTTAAAGGCATATCTTTCCTTTGTTTTCCTTTGGGTTTTCTTCTTGTCTTCTCATGTTCTAGCTCATCATGAATTGCCCCAAG AAATGGAGAAGAATGATGAGGATGCAAGTGTAGTACTCTGGCATCGCAAAATGATGAAGCCTTCAAAAACAGAAACCAAATCTTTCAAAGTTTCCCGTGCCGAACCTCCTATTATTGATCCACGCGGTGCCAAAGAAGGTTCTTATTATGGCCATGTCCTTAGAGCAGAACCTCCTGAAGATGATGGCGAAGGAGTACATAGTTCCAAAGCCGGTGGTTATTACGGCAATCTCTTCCGAGCAGAACCTCCTGATGAAGATGACGGCGAAGAAGACTTGAAGCTAGGTCATGTCCATGGCTCTTCAGCTGAACCTCTTGTTGTTGATCCACGCGGTGCCAAAGAAGGTAATTATGGCAATCTCTTTGGAGCAGAACCTCCTGATGATGAGGATCAACGTGATGCTAAAGAAAGAAGAGTAAAAGGCAAATCTGTTGTTTATTCGCGTGgccatgatgatgatgagggaGAAGTCACTTATGCCTATTCTACTGCCCGAGCAGATTCTCCACCCGATGAAGATCCAAGAGATAGCAAAGTAGGTTATGGTGTGCTCAATATGAATGACAAGGTTGATAAGGAGACAATAAAGAACTAA